In Bdellovibrionales bacterium, the sequence GTGGCTGATCGGACCGTTGACGCCGGCGAGAGGAGACGTGGTGGTCTTTCGCTCCAAGGATGATAGTGATTATTACATGGTGAAGCGGGTGATTGGGTTGCCAGGAGATCGGCTGCAGTTTGATCGCGGTCAGAATCGTCTCGTCATTAACGGCCAAGGAATAAATATGGAATTCTTGAAGGCCGCCGATGAGGAGTACTACAAGATTTTTAAAGAGGATCTGCTGGGAGTGGAGCATTTGGTTCAGTACGCGGAAGATTCCATTTTAACAGCCGAATCTGTCTTTGAGGTTCCCCAGGGTCATCTCTTTCTCATGGGTGATAACCGCGACAGGTCGTCAGACAGTCGTGTCTGGGGTGTACTTCCCCTCGAAAACCTACTAGGCAAAGCCCAATTGGTGTGGATGAGCTGTAAAGAGGACGCTCCCGCCGGAGGCGCCATCTGCTTCGGCAACGATCTCCGCCAAGAGCGCGTCGGCAAAAAAATCCAGTAAAAGGTTCCAGCTCCCTCCATGCACTTATCCACACGTGGATAAGTGCATGGAGGGAGCTGGAACCTTTTGACAAAGGCGATGGGGGGCGACTATTGTTTATTTTTAATGACCTCTTTCGACTCCTCTTTTCCGCCGAGCTTTTTGACGACTGCGGATTTATCTATTTCTCAAATTTCCGAGCTCTTTAAAACAGCTGGATCCATCAAATCTCATTTTCAAAAGCACCAGCAATTCCCGCGGCTTTTTACCAACAATCCGGTGATCGCGCTTTTGTTTTTCGAAGCAAGCACCCGCACTCGTTTGAGCTTCGAAATGGCCATCAACCGCCTCGGCGGGACGTGTACTTTTTTTGATGGCGCCTCCAAAGAGGGAAGTAGTCTGATCAAAGGCGAAACTCTAGACGACACATTTTGGACTGTTCACTCGATGATGCCGAACGCGATGGTGGTCCGTTGTGGGGATGATTTTAATTTACTCAGTGCCAGTCAAAAAACCGAAATGCCCATCGTCAATGCGGGCTTTGGCACTCACTCCCATCCGACCCAAGCTCTCTTGGACATCTTTACGATGCTGGAGTTCTTGCCGTCTCTTGAGGGGAAACACGTTCTCTTCATTGGCGATATCTCACACAGTCGAGTTGCGATGTCGCACATGGAACTTCTCCCTCGCTTGAAGGCAAAGGTCGGCGTGGTGGGTCCCAAAGAGTTCACATCTTCGGTACTCTCAAACAAGACCGAAGGGTCGGCGGAGATAACGACGTTCGAAAATCTCAAAGATGCTCTTCCTTGGGCAGATGTGGTGATCGGACTCCGAATTCAGTTTGAGCGTCATGGCTCCAAAGAGGGATTTTCTCTAGAGACCTATACACAACACTATCAAATTCAAAAGCGGCACGGAAGTCTTCTTAAAAAAGAGGCTTTGCTGTTTCATCCCGGGCCGGTCAATTGGGGCGTGGAATTCTTACCCGACGTGCGCGAACTGCCTCACTTTAAAATGTGGCAACAAAAGCAAAACGGAGTTTTCGTTCGCGCGGCACTTTTACAATCGCTTTTAGGAAAAGGGAAAATGTCATGACAGCTGGATATCTATATCTCGAGGACGGAACTTTTTTTAAGGGCGAATGGTTAGGCGGAGAAGCGCGCGCGGCCGAAGTTATTTTTAACACCTCTCACAACGGATTTGAAGAAATCGCCACCGATCCCTCCTACTACGGGCAGATGATGGTGATGACGGCTCCCATGCAGGGAAATTACGGTGTAGACGATGCATTCTGGGAATCCTCTCGTTATTGGTTCGAAGGATTTATTGCTCTCGAAATCGAAAATAAAGATGAGCGTTGGGTGCAGCGATTGATCGAAAATAAAATTCCTGTGGTTCAGGGAATCGACACCCGTCGGTTGGTGCTCTACCTTCGCGACAAAGGAACTCAAGTGGGCGCACTCGTAAAGGCGTCGAGCGAAGCCGAGGCGCGCGAAATCGCCTTACCACTGATTCAGCGTCACAAAAAACTCGATAAAGACTGGTGCTACCTTGTTTCCTCGAAAGAAATGAAAGTGTTGAGCGGTGCCTCTTCCTCGGGCCCAAGAGTGGCTGTGATCGACTATGGTTGTAAACAAAATATCATTCGGGAACTTTTAAAGCGCTGTCGTGAAGTGGCGATTTTTCCATCACGCACGACGGGTGACGAAATTGCCAAGTGGAAACCCGATGGTATTTTATTATCCAACGGACCTGGCGATCCGGCCGATGTGCAGGTGACTGTGGAAACAGTCCGCCAATTTTTAGGCAAAAAAGTGATTTTTGGGATTTGCATGGGGCATCAAATTCTTGCCCGGGCCCTCGGTGCAAAAACATATCGCCTGAAATTTGGACATCATGGGGCCAATCATCCAGTTAAAGACCTGCGCAATGGACAAATATATGTCACAAGCCAAAATCATGGGTATGCTATTGATTCTGGGACGCTTCCCACGGACGTGGA encodes:
- the lepB gene encoding signal peptidase I produces the protein WLIGPLTPARGDVVVFRSKDDSDYYMVKRVIGLPGDRLQFDRGQNRLVINGQGINMEFLKAADEEYYKIFKEDLLGVEHLVQYAEDSILTAESVFEVPQGHLFLMGDNRDRSSDSRVWGVLPLENLLGKAQLVWMSCKEDAPAGGAICFGNDLRQERVGKKIQ
- a CDS encoding aspartate carbamoyltransferase catalytic subunit, with the protein product MTKAMGGDYCLFLMTSFDSSFPPSFLTTADLSISQISELFKTAGSIKSHFQKHQQFPRLFTNNPVIALLFFEASTRTRLSFEMAINRLGGTCTFFDGASKEGSSLIKGETLDDTFWTVHSMMPNAMVVRCGDDFNLLSASQKTEMPIVNAGFGTHSHPTQALLDIFTMLEFLPSLEGKHVLFIGDISHSRVAMSHMELLPRLKAKVGVVGPKEFTSSVLSNKTEGSAEITTFENLKDALPWADVVIGLRIQFERHGSKEGFSLETYTQHYQIQKRHGSLLKKEALLFHPGPVNWGVEFLPDVRELPHFKMWQQKQNGVFVRAALLQSLLGKGKMS
- the carA gene encoding glutamine-hydrolyzing carbamoyl-phosphate synthase small subunit — encoded protein: MTAGYLYLEDGTFFKGEWLGGEARAAEVIFNTSHNGFEEIATDPSYYGQMMVMTAPMQGNYGVDDAFWESSRYWFEGFIALEIENKDERWVQRLIENKIPVVQGIDTRRLVLYLRDKGTQVGALVKASSEAEAREIALPLIQRHKKLDKDWCYLVSSKEMKVLSGASSSGPRVAVIDYGCKQNIIRELLKRCREVAIFPSRTTGDEIAKWKPDGILLSNGPGDPADVQVTVETVRQFLGKKVIFGICMGHQILARALGAKTYRLKFGHHGANHPVKDLRNGQIYVTSQNHGYAIDSGTLPTDVEVTHMNLNDKTISGIQSQKQKCFSVQFHPESHPGPRDAHLLFNEFIEWIQHEL